The Deltaproteobacteria bacterium genomic interval TAGAAAAGGTACAGGATGCCGCAAATTCCCAAAAAGGCCAAAAGGCCGCTCCTCCCCACATTTTTTCGGACGGAAAAATTCTCGTCGATCTTGTCCCGGAATTCCCCCCCGATGTCGGCTTTTAACCCCTCATCAAATTGCAAAGGGTTTAATTTTTCCAGAATTGCCCGAAGATCTGTCCGTTCGATGACTTTTTTGAGATTTTGAACGCCGGGCGACTGTTCCGGAAGAAAGACCATGGAGTCGCTGTCGACATGGAGCTTCAGGGCGAAAAAGAGGCTTAAAAAAGCGGCTGAAACGCCGACAATCAGAAGCGGTTTGGCATGGCGGACCAGAAAAACGGCCAATCGGTCAAAGTATTCCCTCCTCCAGATTTTTTTGAGGACAAAGTGCATGGGGAGAAAAAAGGAACCTATTATAAGCCCACCGGAACGACAAGGGGGGAATTCACCCCCCAAAATCGGCTTGCTTGACAAAAAGAGGGGTAAACCTTACCATAGAGACAATCGTTTAATCTTTTATGCCCTTCAGAAAGTGGACAAATTTAAGGGGAAAACAGGTGGCTACGGGGATTATTCTGGCCCTGGCGCTCTATTTGTTCCCGCAAATCTGCACCGCTTCCTGCCCCATGCCTCTGCAGGCGGTAGACAAGTGCTGTTGCGATCATTCGCAAAACAACGGCTCGGACGATGGAATATCCGCCCAGAGTTGCTGTGAGATGAAAGCGGCTCCCGCAAAAGACAAAATTCTTTTTTCCTTAAAATCGGTCGAAACTCCCGCCCCGGCGGTTGTCCCGTCCGATATCGCCTTCTCTCTCGTCTCCGCAATTCCTCATCAGGCGTCCGAGTTGCCCACTCCCATGTCGCGACCGGCCTTCATGAGTCCCATCTTAAGAATCTAGTCTTTCACATCCATTTATTTTGATTGTGAGTGCTTTGTAGGGGCGAATCTTGTATTCGCCCTTCATGATGGGCGATCACAAGGATCGCCCCTACACGGATGTGATATGAAAAATTTACTGACATTGTTGATTCTTCTTCTTCCGTTGCCCCTTCACGCCCAAACGCTGACGCTTGACGAGGTGGTGAAGACGGTCCGGGAAACGCATCCTGCCATCGAATCTGCCAAACAGGACGCCGAATCGGCCAAACAGATGAAAAAGGCCGAAAGCTGGCTCGAAGACCCGATGGTCGGCGTCATGTTTGAGGAAGTCCCGTTGAATAGCCCGAGTCCCGGCAATGCCGACATGACCGATTATATGGTCTCGCAAAAACTCCCCTTCCCATCGGTTCTCGTCACCAAAAACAGGGCGCTCGATGCCGAGTACAAGGCCAAACTCCAGATGGCAATAGGCAGAGAGCGCGAACGGGTATTCGATGCCAAAAAAACCTACTTCGAACTGGTCGCCGCCCGAAACGAGTTAAAGGCGCAAAAAGCCATTCTGGGAAATTACCGCCAGATGGTCGTCTCGCTGGAGACGGAATACAAAACACGAGGCGACAAGCCCGCCCCATCCAAAGAAATGTCGCCGGGAATGGAAACAGGCGCCCTCGACATGTCCACCGGTTCGCTTTTTTCGGACCTGATGATGGCCAAAATGAAAAAGGCCGAAGCGGAAGCCGCCGTTTATGACCTCGAACACAAGGAAAAAACGGCGAGCGCCCGGCTCAACCTGATGATGGGGCGCGAGGCGATGACTCCGATTGCAAAGCTCGAAGAGCCGAAGGTAAAAAAATTAAGCTGGGACGAAAAAACGCTGGAACAAAAGCTCCTCGCTCAAAACAGCGACCTTAAAGCGATGGAGTGGATGGTGAAAAAAATGGAAAAAGAGGTCTCTCTGGCCTGGCAGGATTTGATCCCGATGGTGGAGCCGGAGTTTCAGTACAACCGCCGTCAGAACATGGATAACGCCTACACGCTGGGAATCAATCTGAACATTCCGCTCTGGCTGAACAAGAAAAGTCACAACATCAGCAGAGCCAAGGCCGAACAGCGCAAGGCCAAATCGGAACTCGAGGCGGGAGTTCTCGACATGAAATCGTCGCTCCATTTTCTGATTCATTATGCCATGGAGCATCGGAAGATCGTGCTGAAATACCGAGGTGAGGTGCTCCCGCTGGCCCGTTCGGCCTGGAACTCCGCCGAGACGGCCTATCAGGCGGGCGTCATTTCATCGAGTAATTTGCTCCAGAAACTGATCGGCTATCACGAGGCCAGCAAAATGTACTGGGACATCTGGATGGATTACCAGATGGAATACGCCATGCTGGAGGCAATGGTCGGGGAGGAATTATAAAGAAAGGAGAAATATGAAAACAAAATATCTATTAATCGGCATTCTTGCCCTAATCGTTGCCGGAGCGGTGATCACCGCCTGCGGTAAATTGGGGGGGGCCAAAAAACTGCAGGACGAGCACGGTGAAATTTCCCACTACACCTGTCCGATGCATCCGCAGATACACGAGGACCATCCCGGCGAGTGCCCCATCTGCCACATGCAGTTGGTACCGGTCTACAAACAGGAAAAAGAAGAACCATCGTCAGCCGTGGAAAAACCGACGGGACCATTGGTCGCTCTTTCCACCGAGCGCCAGCAGTTGATCGGTGTGACAAAAGAGCCGGTGAAAAAACGGCAACTGGTCAAAACAATTCGATCGGTCGGTCAGACGGCGTTTGACCCGGAGCTGGCGGTGGCTCAGCGGGAATTCGTCGAGATCGTCAAAAATGTTCCTTCGCTCAAAACCGCCGCTGTCTCCCGGCTGAAACTTCTCGGAATGAGCGACAAGGAGATCAAGGATCTCGAAAAGAAAAAGAAGGTCGAGACGAGTCTCTACCTGCCGCAGGAAGGAAGTACCGTCTGGGTGTATGCGCCGATCTATGAACATGAGATGCCGCTGGTCAAAGTCGGCCAGCCGGTGACCTTGACCCTCCCTTCGACGCAACAAACATTTGAAGGAACGATTCGCGGGATCGAGCCGGTACTGAACCTGACCACACGCAGTTCCCGCGTCCGGATTGAAGTTCCCGGCGCGGCCGGAATGTTGAAACCAGGCGCCTATCTGGATGCGGCCATCCAGATCGATTTGGGCGAGGTGCTGGCGATCCCCAAGTCGGCCGTCATTGATACGGGGGTGAGACAGGTGGCCTTCGTCGTGCGCGACAGCGACCGCCAGTCGGGCTCCGACCGCCAGTCGGGCTCCGACCACTTTCAGGCGACTGATGTCTCGCTGGGGGCCGAAACGGATATGGATCGCGAAGTGATTTCCGGCCTCAAGGAGGGGGACATCGTCGCGACAAGCGCCGTGTTCCTGCTCGATTCCGAAAGCCGTCTGAAGGCCGCCGTGGCCGGCATGGAAACGCCGTCATGCCCGGAGGGGGAATATTGGGATGTGGGAATGAGCATGTGTATGCCGAAGGCGGGAAATTGAAAAAGGAGCGAACAATCTGGCTTTTTGACTCCGCAAAGTCTTCGACTTTGCTACGCAGGCAAGCCAAGCTTGCCTTTGTGGGCCAGTTGCGAGCGTGGGGCTACAAGCCCCAGCTTGGCTGGGGCGCGTAGCAAACACAGCGTGTTTGCGAAGTAAGAATAGTTGGCCATTTGAGGCCAGAAATCCATCAACGCGAGTAGCAACAGCCGGGCCGAAAGGGCCCCAAGTAAAAATGATAGAAAAAATCATCGAATTCTCCGCACGCAACAAATTCCTGGTCCTCGCCCTGACCGTCATGGCGGTGGCGATCGGCATCCGCTCGATCCAAAAGGTGCCGCTCGACGCCATTCCCGATCTTTCCGACACGCAGGTGATCATTTATTCCAAGTGGGACCGGAGCCCTGATATTATCGAGGATCAGGTCACCTATCCCATCGTCACCTCGCTTCTCGGCGCCCCAAAGGTGCAGGCCATCCGCGGCATCTCCGATTTCGGCTTTTCGTATGTCTACGTTATCTTTGAAGACGGCACCGATGTCTATTGGGCCCGAAGCCGCACCCTCGAATATCTCTCCAAGATCATGCCGAGACTTCCGGAAGGGGTGAAAACGGAACTGGGTCCGGACGCTACGGGCGTCGGCTGGGTCTATCAATACGCCCTCGTGGACGAGACCGGCACAAATGATCTCGCTTCGTTGAGAAGTTTTCAGGACTGGAATCTTCGCTTTCATCTTCAAAGCGTCCCGGGCGTCGCCGAGGTCGCCAGCATCGGCGGCTTTGTAAAGCAATACCAGGTCAACATCAATCCCAATGCCCTTTTGGCCTACAACATCCCGCTGATGCATGTGGTCGAGGCGATTCGCAAAAGCAACAATGAAGTCGGCGGTCGGCTGGTGGAATTTTCCGATGCCGAATACATGATCCGCGGGAAGGGCTACATCAAATCGATCGCCGATATCGAAAATATCGCTATCGGGGCCGACGCAAAAACCGGCACGCCGATTTTGGTGAAAAACCTAGGCTCCGTCCGGATCGGGCCCGAAATGCGCCGCGGCGTGGCCGACTTGGACGGCAAGGGGGATGCCGTTGGGGGAATTGTTGTCATCCGCTACGGCGAGAATGCGCTGAATGTCATCGATGCGGTCAAAAAGAAGCTCAAAGAAATCGAACCGTCGCTTCCCAAAGGGGTTAAAATCGTCACCACCTACGACCGCTCGGACCTGATCCATCGCGCAATCCACACCCTGAACCGGACGTTGATTGAAGAAATGATCATCGTCTCTCTGGTGATCATTATTTTTCTTTGGCATTTCCCCTCCGCCATCATTCCGATTGTCACCATTCCTGTTGCCGTCATTCTTTCGTTTATTCCGATGGAGGCGTTGGGGCTCACCTCCAACATCATGTCGCTTGGCGGCATTGCGGTGGCGATCGGGGCGCTGGTGGACGCCTCGATCGTCGTTGTCGAAAACGCCCACAAAAAACTCGAGAAATGGGAGGCGGAAGGAAGAAAAGGAAATTATCACGACATTCTCATCGAGGCGATCAAAGAAGTGGCCCGTCCCAGCTTTTTTTCCCTGCTTGTCATCGCCGTCTCGTTCATGCCGGTTTTCACGTTGGAGGCCGAGGAAGGGCGTCTGTTCAAGCCGCTCGCCTTCACCAAAAACTTTGCCATGGCGATTGCGGCGGTTCTGGCGATTACCCTCTCGCCGGCGCTTCAACTGTTGGTGACCCGCTTTCACAAATTCAAGAAAGGGCCGGCCTGGCTCTGCGCCCTCGGAAACCGGCTTTTTACCGCCAAGATGATGCCGGAGGAACATCACCCGATCAGCCAGATTCTCTTTAAACTCTACGATCCGCCGATTCAGTGGGTCCTCAAACACCCGAAGCGGACCATCCAGATCGCCGTCGGCGTCGTCATCATCACCATCATTCCGTTCATGCGCTTGGGCTCCGAATTCATGCCGCCGCTTAACGAGGGAGCCATCCTCTATATGCCGACCAGCCTCCCCGGCATCTCGGTTTCCGAGGCCGAGAGAACGATGCAGATACAGGACCGGATTCTAAAATCCTTTCCCGAAGTGGAGCGGGTCTACGGCAAGGTCGGCCGGGCCGATACATCAACCGATCCGGCCCCTTTTTCGATGGCCGAGACGACGGTTGTTTTGAAACCCGAAAAAGAATGGCGCAAGGTCAAACGGTGGTATTCATGGATGCCTTCGACCTATCATTTTTTGTTCCGTTGGTTCTGGCCCGACCGCATTTCGTGGGAAGAACTGATTGCCGAGATGAATGCCAAACTTCAGCTCCCCGGATGGACGAATGCCTGGACCATGCCGATCAAAAACCGCATCGACATGCTGGCCACCGGCATCCGCACCCCGGTGGGGATCAAGGTTTTCGGATCGGACTTTAAAAAAATCGAAGAGATCGGGGGGCGCCTTGAAGGAATTCTCAAAGAGGTCAAAGGCACACGCAGTGTGTATGCCGAACGGGTGGCGGGGGGATATTTTTTGGACTTTGACCTCCGTCGCGATCACTTGGCCCGTTACGGGCTTACCGTCGCGGACGCGCAGATGATCATCATGTCGGCCATTGGCGGCGAAAACATCACGACGACGGTTGAGGGGCGTGGGCGCTTTCCGGTAAACTTAAGGTACGCGCGGGAACAACGCGACGATCTTGACGACCTGAAACGAGTTTTGGTGCCAACCCCTTCCGGCGCGCAGATCCCCCTGACGGAGCTGGCCGACATCAGTTTGAAAACGGGGCCTTCGATGATCCGCGACGAAAACGGCATGCTCGCCGGCTATGTCTTTATTGATATGACCGGCCGCGACATCGGAAGTTATGTGAACGAGGCCAAAAAGGTGGTCCGCGAGAAACTGGATCTCCCGACCGGCTATTCCCTTCAGTGGAGCGGACAGTACGAGGCGATGGAACGGGTGAAAAAGAGGCTCATGCTGGTGGTGCCGCTCACCCTGATGATCGTTTTTCTCCTCCTCTTTTTTAATACCGGCTCTACAGCAAAGACGCTGATTATCCTTATGGCCGTCCCATTTTCGGCCGTCGGCGCCATCTGGCTCCTTTACTTTTTGGGATACAATACCTCGGTTGGCGTCTGGGTCGGGTTGATTGCCCTCCTGGGGCTTGACGCCGAGACGGGAATCTTTATGTTGTTGTTTCTCGACCTTGCCTACGACCACAATGTAAAACATGGCCGGATGAGAAACACCGAGGATCTCAAGGAAGCCATTATCCATGGCGCAGTGAAACGGGTGCGCCCCAAGGTGATGACGGTGGCGGTGGCCTTCATGGGGCTGATGCCGATCATGTGG includes:
- a CDS encoding TolC family protein → MKNLLTLLILLLPLPLHAQTLTLDEVVKTVRETHPAIESAKQDAESAKQMKKAESWLEDPMVGVMFEEVPLNSPSPGNADMTDYMVSQKLPFPSVLVTKNRALDAEYKAKLQMAIGRERERVFDAKKTYFELVAARNELKAQKAILGNYRQMVVSLETEYKTRGDKPAPSKEMSPGMETGALDMSTGSLFSDLMMAKMKKAEAEAAVYDLEHKEKTASARLNLMMGREAMTPIAKLEEPKVKKLSWDEKTLEQKLLAQNSDLKAMEWMVKKMEKEVSLAWQDLIPMVEPEFQYNRRQNMDNAYTLGINLNIPLWLNKKSHNISRAKAEQRKAKSELEAGVLDMKSSLHFLIHYAMEHRKIVLKYRGEVLPLARSAWNSAETAYQAGVISSSNLLQKLIGYHEASKMYWDIWMDYQMEYAMLEAMVGEEL
- a CDS encoding efflux RND transporter permease subunit; protein product: MIEKIIEFSARNKFLVLALTVMAVAIGIRSIQKVPLDAIPDLSDTQVIIYSKWDRSPDIIEDQVTYPIVTSLLGAPKVQAIRGISDFGFSYVYVIFEDGTDVYWARSRTLEYLSKIMPRLPEGVKTELGPDATGVGWVYQYALVDETGTNDLASLRSFQDWNLRFHLQSVPGVAEVASIGGFVKQYQVNINPNALLAYNIPLMHVVEAIRKSNNEVGGRLVEFSDAEYMIRGKGYIKSIADIENIAIGADAKTGTPILVKNLGSVRIGPEMRRGVADLDGKGDAVGGIVVIRYGENALNVIDAVKKKLKEIEPSLPKGVKIVTTYDRSDLIHRAIHTLNRTLIEEMIIVSLVIIIFLWHFPSAIIPIVTIPVAVILSFIPMEALGLTSNIMSLGGIAVAIGALVDASIVVVENAHKKLEKWEAEGRKGNYHDILIEAIKEVARPSFFSLLVIAVSFMPVFTLEAEEGRLFKPLAFTKNFAMAIAAVLAITLSPALQLLVTRFHKFKKGPAWLCALGNRLFTAKMMPEEHHPISQILFKLYDPPIQWVLKHPKRTIQIAVGVVIITIIPFMRLGSEFMPPLNEGAILYMPTSLPGISVSEAERTMQIQDRILKSFPEVERVYGKVGRADTSTDPAPFSMAETTVVLKPEKEWRKVKRWYSWMPSTYHFLFRWFWPDRISWEELIAEMNAKLQLPGWTNAWTMPIKNRIDMLATGIRTPVGIKVFGSDFKKIEEIGGRLEGILKEVKGTRSVYAERVAGGYFLDFDLRRDHLARYGLTVADAQMIIMSAIGGENITTTVEGRGRFPVNLRYAREQRDDLDDLKRVLVPTPSGAQIPLTELADISLKTGPSMIRDENGMLAGYVFIDMTGRDIGSYVNEAKKVVREKLDLPTGYSLQWSGQYEAMERVKKRLMLVVPLTLMIVFLLLFFNTGSTAKTLIILMAVPFSAVGAIWLLYFLGYNTSVGVWVGLIALLGLDAETGIFMLLFLDLAYDHNVKHGRMRNTEDLKEAIIHGAVKRVRPKVMTVAVAFMGLMPIMWSHGAGADTMKRIAAPMVGGLFTSFIMELLVYPAIYFLWKQRSLPKE
- a CDS encoding efflux RND transporter periplasmic adaptor subunit, with the protein product MKTKYLLIGILALIVAGAVITACGKLGGAKKLQDEHGEISHYTCPMHPQIHEDHPGECPICHMQLVPVYKQEKEEPSSAVEKPTGPLVALSTERQQLIGVTKEPVKKRQLVKTIRSVGQTAFDPELAVAQREFVEIVKNVPSLKTAAVSRLKLLGMSDKEIKDLEKKKKVETSLYLPQEGSTVWVYAPIYEHEMPLVKVGQPVTLTLPSTQQTFEGTIRGIEPVLNLTTRSSRVRIEVPGAAGMLKPGAYLDAAIQIDLGEVLAIPKSAVIDTGVRQVAFVVRDSDRQSGSDRQSGSDHFQATDVSLGAETDMDREVISGLKEGDIVATSAVFLLDSESRLKAAVAGMETPSCPEGEYWDVGMSMCMPKAGN